A single Gambusia affinis linkage group LG20, SWU_Gaff_1.0, whole genome shotgun sequence DNA region contains:
- the LOC122823656 gene encoding glucose-induced degradation protein 4 homolog, translating into MPVPAGYLSDFPAAFTSSVSLIPPPPINTQQPGVVTSLLYSGSKFRGHQKSKGNSYDVEVVLQHVTMEDSYLCGYLKIKGLTEEYPTLTTFFAGEIISRKRPFLTRKWDADEDVDRKHWGKFQAFYQYAKSFNSDEFDYEDLKSSDYIFMRWKEQFLVPDHTIKDISGASFAGFYYICFQKSTATIEGFYYHRSSEWYQSLNLTHVPEHSAAIYEFR; encoded by the exons ATGCCCGTCCCCGCTGGATACCTCAGCGACTTCCCTGCGGCCTTCACATCCTCGGTCTCGCTTATCCCGCCGCCGCCGATAAACACCCAGCAGCCGGGCGTCGTCACCTCGCTCCTGTACAGCGGCTCCAAATTCAGGGGCCACCAGAAAAGCAAGGGAAACTCTTATGACGTGGAGGTTGTGTTACAG CATGTGACCATGGAGGATTCCTACCTGTGTGGCTACCTGAAGATAAAAGGATTGACAGAA GAATACCCAACACTGACCACCTTCTTTGCTGGAGAGATCATCAGCAGGAAGCGCCCGTTTCTCACCAGGAAGTGGGACGCAGATGAAGACGTGGATCGTAAACACTGG GGGAAGTTCCAGGCCTTCTACCAGTATGCAAAGAGCTTCAACTCTGATGAGTTTGACTACGAGGATCTGAAGAGCTCCGACTATATCTTCATGAGGTGGAAA GAGCAGTTTCTGGTTCCCGATCACACCATTAAGGACATCAGTGGCGCTTCCTTTGCCGGTTTCTACTACATCTGCTTCCAGAAGTCCACGGCGACCATCGAGGGTTTTTATTACCACCGGAGCTCTGAATG GTACCAGTCCCTGAACCTGACCCATGTTCCTGAGCACAGCGCCGCCATCTACGAGTTCCGATGA